The Lacipirellula parvula genome window below encodes:
- a CDS encoding tetratricopeptide repeat protein, protein MNDDFRQGPLLVDFFEQYLDDHDIAQFLRLTSERYFIGTLERLALNGERMARRGAVLALGRLSDYQSNSVLGRAMIDLDRGVRTLAEHAIGLVWNRVGLTIHQRRLTAVGEQLDDGDYDRASMLAGKIIQDAPWIAQSWFQRGKAYFHLGQFDAATRDCHQALEINPYHFQAAAVMGEAYEMQQNLVAALESFRRALRLNPNMEEVRARVIQLQRALKNQ, encoded by the coding sequence GTGAACGATGATTTTCGCCAAGGCCCGTTGTTAGTCGACTTCTTCGAGCAGTATCTCGACGACCACGACATCGCGCAGTTCCTACGGCTTACGTCGGAGCGTTATTTCATCGGCACGCTCGAGCGTCTTGCGCTCAATGGCGAGCGGATGGCGCGACGCGGCGCCGTGCTGGCGCTGGGGCGTTTGAGCGATTACCAATCGAATTCGGTCCTCGGTCGCGCGATGATCGACTTGGATCGCGGCGTCCGTACGCTCGCGGAACACGCCATTGGTCTGGTGTGGAATCGCGTAGGGTTAACCATTCATCAGCGGCGACTCACGGCCGTAGGCGAGCAGCTCGACGACGGCGATTACGACCGGGCGTCGATGCTGGCAGGCAAGATCATCCAGGATGCACCCTGGATCGCTCAGAGCTGGTTCCAGCGAGGTAAGGCTTACTTCCACCTGGGGCAGTTCGACGCTGCAACGCGAGATTGCCATCAGGCCCTAGAAATCAACCCGTACCACTTCCAAGCGGCGGCAGTGATGGGCGAGGCGTACGAGATGCAGCAGAATCTCGTCGCGGCGCTCGAATCGTTCCGCCGCGCGTTACGACTCAATCCGAACATGGAAGAGGTCCGCGCTCGGGTTATTCAGCTGCAACGCGCACTGAAAAATCAGTGA
- a CDS encoding thioredoxin family protein yields the protein MFSRLFAQGVVAQFAVASLSLVAYAQAPYGQQQAAPGVNWRTNLDAAKVEAAQSNRHLLLHFTTRTCGPCKALDQTVFNQPQVAAAIEQQFVPVRIDADLERAMAGRYQIDRVPTEVVITPDGTPVAKPPIPDKPDAYVAQLHGLAQHLQQSQAPRNSVGTNPAYASLPGGVPVTPAAAMQAAQQSAPATPQAQVNPYATAPANPQVHGQAQNVYAASAQTAAAPITPTPNVSPTNAPVAQQPSMTPGAGMPSSYPNSQQGAPAAVAAASQMVATKPAPPAVKKPTQADLPPGSPSLCFDGYCPVSLKTLNKWVVGSPQFGAVHRGRTYLFAGPQQREQFLAAPDSYSPVFAGKDPVLLLENQVSQDGVRDFGFKYGDEFYLFSSKETMQKFQASPQTYSAGVKQAMSQLNTAGDGVIRR from the coding sequence ATGTTCAGCCGACTCTTCGCGCAGGGCGTCGTCGCTCAATTTGCCGTGGCGTCACTTTCGCTTGTGGCGTACGCCCAAGCGCCGTACGGCCAGCAGCAAGCCGCTCCGGGAGTGAACTGGCGGACCAATCTCGACGCCGCCAAGGTTGAGGCGGCTCAATCGAATCGCCACTTGCTTCTCCATTTTACGACGCGCACGTGCGGTCCCTGCAAAGCGCTCGATCAAACTGTCTTCAATCAGCCGCAGGTTGCCGCGGCAATCGAACAGCAGTTCGTCCCCGTGCGGATCGACGCCGATCTGGAACGGGCCATGGCCGGTCGTTACCAAATTGATCGCGTACCGACGGAGGTGGTCATTACTCCGGACGGCACGCCGGTCGCGAAGCCGCCGATTCCGGACAAGCCGGACGCGTATGTGGCGCAGCTGCACGGGCTCGCTCAGCACCTGCAGCAATCGCAGGCTCCGAGAAATTCGGTCGGAACGAACCCGGCCTACGCAAGTTTACCGGGCGGGGTTCCGGTAACTCCGGCGGCTGCGATGCAAGCCGCTCAGCAATCGGCCCCAGCGACGCCTCAAGCGCAGGTGAATCCCTATGCGACGGCGCCAGCGAATCCGCAAGTGCACGGGCAAGCCCAGAACGTGTACGCCGCTTCGGCGCAGACCGCCGCAGCGCCGATCACGCCCACGCCGAACGTTTCTCCGACCAACGCGCCGGTCGCTCAGCAGCCGTCGATGACTCCGGGCGCCGGAATGCCGAGCAGCTATCCGAACTCGCAGCAAGGAGCGCCGGCCGCCGTCGCCGCCGCTAGTCAGATGGTTGCGACCAAACCCGCGCCGCCGGCGGTGAAGAAGCCGACGCAAGCCGACTTGCCGCCCGGCTCGCCCTCGCTCTGCTTCGATGGCTACTGCCCGGTCTCGCTGAAGACGCTCAACAAATGGGTGGTCGGCAGCCCTCAGTTTGGCGCGGTTCATCGCGGTCGCACCTACTTGTTCGCCGGCCCGCAACAGCGTGAGCAGTTCCTGGCCGCCCCCGATAGCTACAGCCCGGTTTTTGCGGGCAAGGACCCCGTGCTGCTGCTTGAGAATCAAGTCTCGCAAGACGGCGTCCGCGACTTCGGCTTCAAGTACGGCGACGAGTTCTACCTCTTCTCGTCGAAGGAAACGATGCAGAAGTTCCAGGCCTCGCCGCAGACGTATTCGGCGGGCGTGAAGCAGGCGATGAGCCAGCTCAACACGGCGGGCGACGGGGTGATTCGTCGCTAA
- the rho gene encoding transcription termination factor Rho, whose amino-acid sequence MAKKQRSGGRFRGRNNNNGGQGQGGGGGYQGNRNRGGGGGYGGGQQNRGGQGQRRRQQFNNNDQRREFDGPDGDYLPLTAGSGILEMHPNGYGFLRDPATNFNRERTDPFVPGTMIEKFGLREGVLISGLVQHHRKQQGPRLREILDVDGMAPEDYLNVKSFEQLTPINPEEWLQLETGAQPLSTRVMDLLTPLGKGQRALIVAPPRTGKTVLMQHISQAVSQNYPEVAVMVLLIDERPEEVTDMRRNVNGEVFASSLDKDVESHVRLAQLTIARAQRLSEMGKDVFLLLDSITRLARAFNKWVGNSGATMSGGVNIKAMDIPKKLFATARAFEEGGSLTIVGTALIDTGSRMDELIFQEFKGTGNMELVLDRKLSDRRVYPAIDIEQSGTRREEKLLPPDMLHATTMLRRTLSSMHHVDAMEQLTSKLGKFKSNSEFVSLIQGGVD is encoded by the coding sequence ATGGCTAAGAAGCAACGGTCTGGCGGGCGATTCCGCGGACGGAACAACAACAATGGCGGCCAAGGACAAGGCGGCGGCGGTGGCTACCAAGGCAACCGTAATCGCGGCGGTGGCGGCGGCTACGGCGGCGGTCAACAAAACCGCGGCGGCCAGGGCCAACGACGTCGTCAACAGTTCAACAACAACGACCAGCGGCGCGAGTTTGACGGCCCCGACGGCGACTATCTGCCGCTGACGGCCGGCTCGGGCATTCTCGAAATGCACCCCAACGGCTACGGGTTCCTCCGCGATCCGGCCACCAATTTTAATCGCGAACGGACCGATCCGTTCGTCCCTGGCACGATGATCGAGAAGTTCGGTCTTCGCGAGGGAGTGCTCATCAGCGGGTTGGTTCAGCACCACCGCAAGCAACAAGGGCCGCGCCTCCGCGAGATTCTCGACGTCGACGGCATGGCCCCCGAAGACTACCTCAACGTCAAGTCGTTCGAGCAGCTCACGCCGATCAACCCGGAAGAGTGGCTGCAACTCGAAACTGGCGCTCAGCCGCTCAGCACGCGTGTGATGGATCTCCTCACGCCGCTCGGCAAGGGGCAGCGGGCGCTCATCGTCGCCCCGCCGCGAACTGGCAAGACGGTGCTGATGCAGCACATCAGTCAAGCAGTTTCGCAGAACTATCCGGAAGTTGCCGTGATGGTGCTGCTGATCGACGAACGACCGGAAGAAGTTACCGATATGCGTCGGAACGTCAACGGCGAAGTCTTTGCAAGCAGCCTCGACAAGGACGTGGAAAGCCATGTCCGCCTCGCCCAGCTGACGATCGCCCGCGCTCAACGCTTGTCGGAAATGGGCAAGGACGTCTTCTTGCTGCTCGACTCGATCACTCGCTTGGCTCGCGCTTTCAATAAGTGGGTTGGCAACAGCGGCGCCACGATGTCGGGCGGCGTCAACATCAAGGCGATGGACATCCCGAAGAAGCTCTTCGCCACGGCCCGCGCGTTCGAAGAAGGGGGCTCGCTGACGATCGTCGGCACTGCCCTGATCGACACTGGCAGCCGCATGGACGAGCTCATCTTCCAGGAGTTCAAGGGCACCGGCAACATGGAGCTCGTGCTGGATCGCAAGCTCTCCGATCGTCGCGTCTACCCCGCCATCGACATCGAGCAATCGGGCACCCGCCGCGAGGAAAAGCTGCTGCCGCCCGATATGCTGCACGCCACGACGATGCTGCGACGGACGCTTTCGTCGATGCACCACGTCGACGCCATGGAGCAGTTGACGAGCAAACTTGGCAAGTTCAAGTCGAACTCTGAGTTCGTCTCGCTGATTCAAGGCGGCGTCGACTGA